In Mercurialis annua linkage group LG6, ddMerAnnu1.2, whole genome shotgun sequence, the following are encoded in one genomic region:
- the LOC126687905 gene encoding uncharacterized protein LOC126687905 yields MNPYFTVKTEYADSRSFQFGDEPPQAAEMMRLLPPPQPREGLHDIGPPPFLTKTFEMVDDPVTDHVVSWSVSGSSFVIWDPYTFSTDFLPRCFKHNNFSSFVRQLNTYGFKKIDPDRWEFANEGFLRGQKHLLRNIKRRRSSNQLLLPHQLQQQNHQNHHHQQQEAYVGEEFDRLKRDKHILMTELVELRHQQQTTRAYIQSMEQRLQGTERKQKQMMQFLARAVQNPAFIQQLAQLKGKRKELEEAMTKKRRRPIDQERRHSGTGESSRNSIKAEPMEFGVSELEALALEMQGFGRSRREEPDGEEEEEDKEMLSGGDRELDDGFWEELLCESNRGGDENKDGYVSADQKLGFLLLCEYMTLHLRGVSVAYCSLLLLVSPTHRKSSTFKKCVEEREEKKVCTDQLCKSPYVQTLRDKLRPAPYGHHTIYHFYPFGTSSLPEINYNTNTQNVRIAIMNPYFTVKKEYGDSSSFQFGDEPPQVAEMVRPPAPPPQPREGLHDIGPPPFLTKTFEMVDDPVTDHVVSWSVSGSSFVVWDPYTFSTELLPRCFKHNNFSSFVRQLNTYGFKKIDPDRWEFANEGFLRGQKHLLKNIKRRKSSNQPLPPHHQLQQNTPHQQQESCVEVGRFGLDKEFDRLKRDKQVLMTELVKLRHQQQTTRAHIQSMEQRLQGTEMKQQQMMQFLARAVQNPAFVQQLAQRKDKRKELEEDLTKKRRRPIDQIRRRSGAGESSRNSVKAEPLEYGFGVSELEALALEMQGYGRSRREELDGEEEEEEDRVLDDGFWEELLSESTNGVDENEDVDVLAEKLGYLSSTSPK; encoded by the exons ATGAATCCATATTTCACAGTGAAAACAGAGTATGCAGATTCAAGATCATTTCAATTTGGGGATGAGCCACCACAAGCAGCGGAAATGATGAGACTACTACCACCACCACAGCCAAGAGAAGGACTTCATGATATTGGGCCACCGCCGTTTCTGACCAAGACTTTTGAAATGGTAGATGATCCAGTCACTGATCATGTAGTTTCTTGGAGTGTTAGTGGTTCTAGTTTTGTCATTTGGGATCCGTATACTTTCTCTACTGATTTTTTGCCTAGATGTTTCAAACATAATAACTTCTCCAGCTTTGTCAGACAGCTTAACACTTAC GGATTTAAAAAGATAGACCCAGATAGATGGGAATTTGCAAACGAAGGGTTTTTGAGAGGACAAAAACATCTACTAAGAAACATCAAGAGAAGAAGATCATCAAATCAGCTTCTGCTACCTCATCAACTGCAACAACAAaatcatcaaaaccatcatcATCAGCAACAAGAGGCTTATGTCGGAGAAGAATTTGACAGATTGAAGCGCGACAAACATATTTTAATGACGGAATTAGTGGAACTCAGACATCAACAGCAGACCACAAGAGCTTATATTCAATCAATGGAACAGAGATTACAAGGAACAGAAAGAAAACAGAAGCAAATGATGCAGTTTTTGGCTAGAGCAGTTCAAAATCCAGCTTTTATACAGCAATTAGCTCAGCTGAAAGGTAAAAGAAAAGAACTGGAAGAAGCTATGACTAAGAAAAGACGACGGCCTATTGATCAAGAACGCCGACATAGCGGGACTGGAGAATCAAGTAGAAACTCCATCAAAGCTGAGCCTATGGAGTTTGGAGTGTCGGAACTGGAAGCCCTTGCTCTTGAAATGCAAGGGTTCGGAAGATCTCGAAGAGAGGAACCtgatggagaagaagaagaagaagataaagaAATGCTGTCAGGTGGAGATAGAGAGCTTGATGATGGGTTTTGGGAAGAATTGCTGTGTGAAAGTAATAGAGGAGGTGATGAGAATAAAGATGGTTATGTATCAGCTGATCAGAAATTAGGGTTTCTTTTGTTATGCGAGTATATGACCTTACATTTACGGGGTGTCTCAGTG GCTTATTGTTCTTTGCTGCTGCTTGTATCACCCACACACAGAAAGTCTAGTACATTCAAGAAGTGTGTAGAAG agagagaagaaaagaaagtttGCACAGATCAACTATGTAAATCACCTTATGTGCAGACTTTAAG AGATAAATTGAGGCCCGCACCATATGGTCACCATACAATATACCATTTCTACCCCTTTGGAACTTCTTCTCTTCCAGAA ATTAACTACAACACTAACACACAGAACGTACGAATTGCAATTATGAATCCATATTTCACAGTGAAAAAAGAGTATGGAGATTCAAGCTCATTTCAATTTGGGGATGAGCCACCACAAGTAGCGGAAATGGTGAGACCACCAGCACCACCACCGCAGCCAAGAGAAGGACTTCATGATATTGGGCCACCGCCATTTCTGACCAAGACTTTTGAAATGGTGGATGATCCAGTCACTGATCATGTAGTTTCTTGGAGTGTAAGTGGTTCCAGTTTTGTCGTTTGGGATCCGTACACTTTCTCTACTGAACTTTTGCCTAGGTGCTTCAAACATAATAACTTCTCCAGCTTTGTCAGACAGCTTAACACTTAT GGTTTTAAAAAGATAGACCCAGATAGATGGGAATTTGCAAACGAAGGTTTTTTGAGAGGACAAAAACATCTACTAAAAAACATCAAGAGAAGAAAATCATCAAATCAGCCACTGCCACCTCACCATCAGCTCCAACAAAATACTCCTCATCAGCAACAAGAATCTTGCGTTGAAGTCGGAAGATTCGGACTGGACAAAGAATTCGACAGACTAAAGCGCGACAAACAGGTTTTAATGACGGAACTAGTGAAGCTCAGACATCAACAGCAGACGACAAGAGCTCATATTCAATCAATGGAACAGAGGTTACAAGGAACAGAAATGAAACAGCAGCAGATGATGCAGTTCTTGGCTCGAGCGGTTCAAAATCCGGCTTTTGTACAACAGTTAGCTCAGCGGAAggacaaaagaaaagaactgGAAGAAGATTTGACTAAGAAAAGACGACGGCCTATTGACCAGATACGACGACGTAGCGGGGCCGGTGAATCAAGTAGAAACTCTGTTAAAGCTGAGCCTTTAGAGTATGGGTTTGGAGTGTCGGAACTGGAAGCGCTTGCTCTGGAAATGCAAGGGTACGGGAGATCTCGACGAGAAGAACTCGACGGAGAggaggaagaggaagaagatagAGTACTAGACGATGGTTTTTGGGAAGAGTTGTTGAGTGAGAGTACTAACGGAGTTGATGAAAATGAAGATGTTGATGTATTAGCTGAGAAATTAGGTTATTTAAGTTCAACAAGTCCTAAATGa